Proteins encoded together in one Salmo salar unplaced genomic scaffold, Ssal_v3.1, whole genome shotgun sequence window:
- the LOC106563449 gene encoding cdc42 effector protein 2, whose translation MSTKAPIYLKRRSRKGKKEKLRDILSSDMISPPLGDFRHTIHIGSGGGEDDLFGDLSFLEGKFHLLPGQQGDSLSQRSSMYAEPFQFSRTASISGHTASSESSPLLKNALSLPVIGGLQAITLPVTSAPPTVPHPPQNAAPPPKPPRLHLDDKILMSHHPGLDSPSRTSQFCPPSPRFSSDEDVCIQDPYLDDRVQERPYLSNAGSLLSLHLDLGPSILDDVLQIMDRQRLNGLNGTCLQGGRQELYT comes from the coding sequence ATGTCCACCAAGGCACCCATATACCTGAAGCGGCGGAGCAGGAAGGGTAAGAAAGAAAAGCTGCGGGACATCCTCTCCTCGGACATGATCAGTCCTCCACTTGGGGACTTCCGCCACACCATCCACATCGGCAGCGGCGGGGGGGAGGACGACCTATTTGGGGACCTGTCCTTCCTGGAGGGGAAGTTCCACCTGCTCCCTGGGCAGCAGGGCGACAGCCTATCCCAGCGCTCTTCCATGTACGCAGAGCCCTTCCAGTTCAGCCGTACTGCCAGCATCAGCGGACACACAGCCTCCTCAGAGAGCTCCCCCCTTCTGAAGAACGCCCTCTCTCTGCCCGTCATTGGAGGGTTGCAGGCCATCACTCTGCCTGTCACCTCTGCACCCCCCACTGTTCCCCACCCACCTCAGAACGCAGCCCCCCCACCCAAACCTCCCCGACTGCACCTGGATGACAAGATCCTGATGTCCCATCACCCAGGCCTGGACTCCCCCAGCAGGACTTCCCAGTTCTGCCCACCCTCTCCCAGGTTTTCATCAGACGAGGATGTGTGTATCCAGGACCCCTATCTGGATGACCGGGTTCAGGAGCGTCCCTACTTGTCCAACGCAGGCTCCCTGCTCTCCCTGCACCTGGACCTGGGCCCCTCCATCCTGGATGACGTGCTGCAGATCATGGACCGTCAGCGCCTCAACGGCCTCAACGGAACCTGTCTGCAGGGAGGACGGCAAGAGCTCTACACCTGA